In the Brevundimonas sp. MF30-B genome, AAGATATCGTCCAGGATTTCGGTCAGGCCGTTAGCGCGCGTCGCGCGCCGAAATCCTGCGGCGGCCAGTTGCAGGGCGCCGAACAGGCCCAGCGCGCCAGCCAGGATGTAAAGCTCCTTCTCCCAGCCCGCGATCAGGACGGTCGCGCCAAGGAAGCCGGCCAGGCCCAGGAACGCCAGGCCGCCCAGTCCATAGCGCGCCGCCGGGCGTTGCGGCGAGGCGAGCGCAGGCGCGCCTTCCGCCGCGCCGTCGAATGCGGCGACCTCGGCCGGGCTGTATTCCTTGGTGGAGAAGACGGTCCAGAGCACCGCGCCTAACAGGCCGGCGGCCCCGACGTAGAAGGCGACCTTGACCGACAGCGGCACCGCGCCCGCCGCGGCGGTCGACGACAGATTGAACACGTTCGAAAGCAGCCACGGCAGCACCGACGCGAACACCGCGCCGGCGCCGATGAAGAAGCTCTGCATGGCGTAGCCGGTCGTGCGCTGTTCTTCGGGCAGGTTGTCCCCGACGAAGGCGCGGAACGGCTCCATGGTGATGTTGATGGACGCGTCCATGATCCACAGCATGGCGGCGGCGAACCAGAGCGTCGGGCTGTTCGGCATCAGCACCAGCGCCGCCGAGGTCAGCAGGGCGCCGACGAGAAAATAGGGTCGCCGACGTCCGAGCCGTCCCCAGGTCTTGTCGCTGAAATAGCCGATCACAGGCTGAACCAGCAGCCCCGTGACCGGGGCCGCGATCCAGAGGATGGCCAGGCTGTCGATCTCCGCGCCCAAGGTCTGGAAGATGCGGCTGGTGTTGGCGTTCTGAAGACCGAAGCCGATCTGAATGCCGAAAAAGCCGACGCACATGTTCCAGATCGCCCACATCGACAGGCGCGGACGCATCAGCCGAGGCGCACGGCTTTCAGTCGGCAGAACAGGCGCGGCAGAGGTCATCGACGGGCTCTTCCCAGCGGAACGAAGCGGATCGCCTGACCACCGCCGGGGGCGAGATTGAGGGTGAGGGTGTCCGCCGACGTGACCTCTTTCTGCTCGATGACGATGTCCTCGCGGCGATCGGTGAAGTTGGCGTCGGGCCCGTCGCGGTAGATCTCGGCCCGGTAGCGGCGCCCCGCGTCCAGGAAGGACAAGGGGGCCGAAAGGCTGCGCGGATGCTCGTCGGTCACAGCGCCCAGCACCCAGACATCCGAGTGGCGATCTTTGCGGGCGATGGTGACGAAGTCGCCGACCTCGCCATTCAGGACGCGCGTCTCTTCCCAATCGACGGGCACGTCCTTGATGAACTGGAATGGCCCCGGATTGGCCTCGTAGTGCACGAGCAGATCGGCCGCCATCTGCAGGGGGCTGTAGATCACCACATACAGGGCCAACTGCTTGGCCCAGGTCGTCTGGATTCCGCCGGGGCTGCGGGTCTCCATGCCGAAGATGCCGGGCGTATAGTCCATCGGGCCGGCCAGCAGGCGGGTGAAGACCAGATTGGCCTCATGTTCGGGGGGATTGCCGGGCTGGCCCCAGGCGCTGAACTCCATGCCGCGCGCACCCTCGCGCGTAATCATGTTGGGATAAGTGCGCCGCAGTCCGGTGTCCTTGAACGGTTCATGCGCATTGACGGCGATGCGGTGTCGCGCCGCCGTTTCGACCACCCGCATATGGTGCTGCGCCATCGGCTGGCTCTCGTGCCAGGCGAAGACCATATGTCCGTCCGGCCCGGTGACCCGCGCGCCGCCGGCATCGGCGACATAGCCCGTCTTCACCGATCCGACGCCCAGGCGTTCGTACAACGCCATCGCCGGCTCCAGCTGCCGCTCGTAGTTATAGGCGTTGCCGCCGGTCTCGTGGTGACCGATCAACTGAACGCCTCGCGCCCGGGCATGGGCGGTCACGCGTTCGATGTCGAAGTCGGGATAGGGTTCGGTGAAGCTGAAGTCGGAGCCATTGGCGAACCAGTCGCCGTCCCATCCCTTGTTCCAACCTTCGACCAGCACGCCGCCGAAACCGTGCTGGGCCGCGAAATCGATGTGTTTGATGGCGTTTTCCGTGGTCGCGCCGTGCTTAGGGCCCGAGCCCCAGGACTTGACCTCCAGGTGCATCTCCCACCAGACGCCCACATATTTCATCGGCTTGAACCAGCTGACATCGCCCAGCTTGTTCGGCTCGTTCAGGTTCAGGATCAGGCTGGATTCAGCCAGGCCCGCCGCCGTGTCGCTGATCTGCAGCGTCCGCCAGGGCGTGTTGAAGGGGGCCTCGCGCACCACGGCCGCGTTGCTCAAGCCAGGGGTCAACTGCGCGCGGAAGCCCAGGCCTTCCGACCGACGCAAGTTCATGCCGGCGTAGTCGATCAGCGCGGCCTCGTGGATCGAGACGTGCAGGCCCGACGCCCCGCGCACGGTGATGGGCGTCTGGGCGCTGCCGACCGCGCTGATGCGCGTGCGGTTGTACAAATACTCCTCGCGGTTCCATTCCCAGGCCGGAATCCACCAGGCCTCGCCATCCTCGACCAGATTGAACTGGGTCAGCTCGGCGCCGATGCGGACCGTCTTGAGGCTGTCCTGTTCCGGGAACTCGTACCGGAAGGCGACGCCGTCGTCATAGAGGCGCCAGACGACGTCGAAGCGACGGCGCAGGCCGGCGCGCTCTGCATAGGCCACCCGCCATTCGGTGTAGTGGTTGCGGACCAGGCGCCGCTCGCCCCACGGCTGCTCCCAGGTTTCGTCGACGGTCACAGGCCGGCTGGACGTCGGCGTCAGATTGCGCTCGAGCATCGGAGCGTCAGTCAGCAGGAAGCCCAGGCGCGAGCTTTCGACCACGGTCCTGCCAAGGCGGGTGACGCTGTAGGTCGGTCGGCCGTCGTTATCGCTGCTCATTTCGACGGTCAGCACGCCGCGCGGCGACGAGGCGCGGGCCGTGGTCGGGGCGGTCTGGGCGACTACAGGCGAGCCGAAGGCCAGGGCTGAGGCGGTTCCGAGAGCCAGAAATGAGCGACGCTTCAACATCAGGAAAACTTCCCCACTGAGAGGCTCTTGCCATGCGCATTCGAGCAGGCGCATGAAAGAGCAAGATTTGCAGCAAATTTTGCAACGATTGGTTCTGGAGCGTTGCCACCGTGAGTCGCAAACCCACACGTCTGGAAGACATCGCCCTTCTGGCGGGCGTCTCGATCTCCACGGCGTCGCGCGCGCTGAACGACCACCCCGCCGTCAACGACCGCACCAAACAGATTATCTGGAAGCTGGCGCGCGAGCATGACTACCCGTTTCGTCGATACATGCCTGCGGGTCCGATCGGCGCCGAGGCGACGATCGCCTTGGTGGTTCCTCGTCCGCAGGGACGGGAAGGCCGTCTGAGCGACCCGTTCTTTCTGGAGCTTCTCGCCGGCGTGGGCGAGGCGGCCCGAGAGCGCGGCTGCGACCTGATCATGAGCCATCTGGCCCCTGCCACGTACGAGGATGTCGCGGCGGCCATGACGACCAGCCGCGCGGATGGCGTGATCTTCCTGGGACAGAGCACGCTTCATGCGGCCTTCAACCGGATGGTCGACACGGAAGCGCGCTTCGTGGTCTGGGGCGCCGAGCTGCCAGACCAGCAGTATTGCTCGATCGGATCCGACAACATCAACGGCGGCCGTCGGGCTACGCTTCATCTCGCTCGGCTGGGTCGCAAGCGCATCGTCTTTCTGGGCGATCTCGACCCGCCCGAGGCGATGCAGCGGCACAGAGGCTATCTGGATGCTCTCGGAGAGCTGAAGGCCGGCATTGATCCGGCGCTGATCGTGGACGCCCATTTCGAGGTGGAGTCGGCCGAAGCCTCGATCGAGGCGCTGATCCGACGCGGCGTCGCGTTTGACGGCGTGGTGTGCGCCAGCGACCAGATCGCGCTTGGGGCCGTCCGGGCTTTGAAGCACGCCGGCCGTTCGGTCCCCGGCGACGTGTCGGTCATCGGCTTCGATAACGTCCCCTTCAGCCGCTACAGCAGCCCCGCCTTGTCCACCATCGCCCAGGACACGATGAAGGCCGGCCGGCTTCTGGTCTCCAAGCTGCTGGACAATGGCGGCGACACCGTCGGCCGCTCCGAGCGGGTGCCCACCGAGCTGATCGTTCGCGAAAGCTGCGGCGGCTGATCCCACCTCAGCCGTCCCACTTCATCAAAACAGCGCCGAGGGGCGGCAGGACGTCGGAGGTTGAGCCGGCGTTGACCGCATCGACCCGTCTATAGCCGATCGGCGCCGACCAGCGCTGTTCCTCATGCGTCAGGTTGAAAGCCGCCAACATGCGCTCGCCGCTGTCTTCGCGGGTGAAAACCAGAACGGGGTCTACCGACTGCACTGTCATGTCGCCCAGCCGCAGGGCGCTGTAGGCGTGCCTCAGCGCCAGGATGCGGCGCGTGGCGTTCAGCATCGAGCCGGGATCGGCGTCCTGCTGGTCGACCGCCAGCGCGACGTGCCGATCGTCGACCGGCAGCCACGGCTCGACGTCCGAGAAACCCGCAAAGGGCGCGTCGGCGCTCCACGGCATGGGGGTGCGTGCGCCGTCGCGGCCCAAAGTCTCCGGCCAGTTGGCGATGGCTTCAGGGTCCACGAGCCGCTCGAACGGAACCTCGCCCTGCGGCAGGCCCAACTCCTCGCCGTAATAGACGAAGACGTTGCCGCGCAGCGAAACCAGCAGCAGCATCAGCATCTCGGCCAGAGCGCGCGGATCACGGCCCTCGGCCCAGCGGGAAATGGCGCGCGGCGCATCGTGGTTTGAAAAGGTCCAGGAGGGCCAGCCTTCACCCTGGGCGCCCGGCCACATTGCGGCTCCCTTGCGCACCAGTTCGCCCGCCATACGGCCCGCGTACAGATAGAGGAACCCATAGGCGCTGTGCAGGCGGCGATCATGAGCCGTGTATTCGGCCATCTCGCGCTCGGCGTGATCGCCGCCGACCTCGGCCACGGTGAAGCGGTCGCCCGGATAGGAGTCGGTGAGTTGGCGAACGCGCGCTAGGAAGTCGGCGATGTCGGGATGCGACTGGTTGTGGATCTTGTCCTGAAAGTCGAAGGGCCGCGTGCGCTTTCCGCCCGGCGGAAGGGCGGGATTATCTTTCAGCTTCGGATCGTGCATCGAGAAGTTGATGGCGTCCAGACGGAAGCCGTCCACGCCGCGATCAAGCCAGAACCGCCCAGCCGCCAGCAGGGCGTCCTGCACCGCCGGATTGTGGCCGTTAAGCTGCGGCTGCTCGGGCAGGAAGTTGTGCATGTAGTACTGGCCGCGACGTGCATCCCAAGTCCATGCCGGACCGCCGAAGACGGATTGCCAGTTGTTGGGCGGTGAGCCGTCGGGACGTGCGTCAGCCCAGACGTACCAATCGCTGTAGGCGTTGGTCCGGTCGAGCCGGCTGGCCTTGAACCACTCGTGCTGGCTCGATGTATGCGACCACACCTGATCGACGATGATCTTGAGGCCCAGGCCGTGCGCCTTGTCCACCAGCCGGTCGAAGTCCGCCAGCGTGCCGAAGATGGGATCGACGTCGCAATAGTCCGCGACGTCATAGCCGAAGTCCTTCATCGGCGAGGTGTAGAAGGGCGATATCCATACGCCATCGACGCCCAGCGAAGCGATGTACTCGAGGTGTGCCGTCACCCCGTTCAGATCGCCGATTCCGTCGCCGTTGCTGTCTGAAAAGCTGCGCGGATAGACCTGATAGAGGACCGCGCCGCGCCACCATTGCTGGTGCGTGTCGGCGGCCTGGCGATGCTGCGGCCCGGGAACGACGGAGAGGGTCGCAAGTGTCACTGAGCGGGGCTTTCCGAAACGCAGACCATGTAATCAAGCGGGGCCAGGGTGACGCGCACCACGCCGGGTGCGGCCGAAGCGGCCGGGCAGGCGCCGCGGCTGGCGGTCCAGCGCTGTGAGGCCGGGTCGACCGAGACATTGGCCGTAAGCGGCGTGACGCCGGTGTTGAACAGGACCAGGGTTTCGCCCGGCTGATCGTCCAGACGTCGGCTGAAGGCGAACAGGCCCGGCGCCTCGGCGGCCGCGCGGCCGATCTGCAGGCCGCCGCGAAGGGCCGGGTTGTCGGCGCGCAGGCGGGCCATCTCGGCGATGCGGCGATACAGCGGGGCATCGCGATCATAGGGCGCGCGCGCCCCGCCGATGCGGCGCTCGCTGCGATAGGCCTCGACCTGGCTTTCCCACATATCCTGGCGCGCGCCGCCATAGCCGCCTTCGCCGGCGAAGCCCTGCTCGTCGCCGTAATAAAGCGTCGGGACGCCGCGGCTGAACATCATCAGCGCATGGGCTAGCGTGGTGCGGGCCAGCAGTTCGTCATCGTCCGGGTTCGGATGCGCCTTGAGCACAAAGCTTCCGATGCGGCCCATGTCATGATTGCCGAGGAAGGTCGGCAGTTGCAGCGCCGCCTCGGCCCCGCCCTCGTAAAGGGCGTCGGCGTCGAACAGCCGTTGCAGGGCATCGGGCGCCTTGACCCCGTTGGCGACGTCGGTGGCGACCGACTGGAAGGCGAAGTCGAGCACGGCGGGCAGGCCGTCGACACGGGTGTGGCGGGCCAGGACAGCCGGGTCGTGGTCATAGACCTCGCCGAAGATATGGAAGTTCGGGATGCCGCGCGCCCTGGCCCGCTCCAGCATGGCGGGGACGAACGCCTGCCAGAACTCCGGGTTTACGTGCTTGGCGGTGTCGATGCGGAAGCCATCGACGCCGTATTCGTCAATCCAGTCGCCGAAGATCTCGATCATGCCCTGAACCACGCGCGGGTTCTCGGTGAACAGATCGTCCAGACCGGCGAAGTCGCCGAAGGTCGAGCTCTCGCCGCGGAAGGTCGAGTCGCCGCGATTGTGATAGAGTCGCGGATCGTTCAGCCAGGCGGGGACCTTCACGTCCTCCTCGCCCGCCGGCACATAGGGCGTGTAGGCCCAGGTAGGCTCAGTCAGGCGCGCAAAGTCCTCGGCCCCGCCGTCGCCTCGAAACCCTTCGTTGATCGGCGCGCCATCCACCCCGCCGCGCCGTGTCCAAGGATAGTCCGCCACCGAGCGATAGACGCACTCGCCGGTCGAGCACTCGCGATATTGGATCACGTCGGCCGTATGGTTCGTGACGATGTCCAGATAGACCTTCATGCCCCGTGCGTGGGCCGCTTCGACCAGGGCCTTCATGGTTTCGGACTCGCCGAAATGAGGGTCGGGCCGGGTGAAGTCGGTGATCCAGTAGCCATGCGCCCCGGCCATTAGTCGGCCGACGGTCGGCTGGACGGGCTTGTTCTTGAAGACAGGGGCCAGCCACACGGCCGTCGCCCCCAGTCCCTGAATATAGTCCAGCTGTTGGATCACGCCGGCCAGGTCGCCGCCATGATAGAATTCGGGGTTGGCGGGGTCGAATCCGCTCACCTGCGGGTCGGGGCCATAGCCTCCGTCGTCGTTGTCGGCGTCGCCGTTGGCGAAGCGGTCGGGCAGCAGGAAATAGATGACCTCATCCTGCGGAGGCCGCTGGCGAAACGTCTGGTCAGGGGACTGCGCCAGGACCGACGACGCCATGGCGGCCGCCGCTGTCGCCATGGCAAGGCGCGCTGCTGCTGAAGCCATCATGGGGTGATCCTCCTCCTGGGTGCTGGTTCGATGCGTGCCGAGCCAGTCGATTTGCAAGTTTTTGCAGTGAGGGTTTCGGGTGTCAACCCTCGAATGTCACGGCAAGCCAGGCTTCAGCGCCCCTTCCGCACTGCAATATCACGGGTGTTGTTAGTGCGCGCGAGCGACATCTTTTGGTCCGCACCATTAACGGCTTGCAACCTTCCAAGATGTTTGCATAGATTTGCGAACGACCGCTTCGTCAGAGGGCGGCGACAAGGGAGGACGAGATGTTCACTGCATACAGCCGCCGTGCGCGCCTGATGACCGGCGGAGCCGCGTGGATCGCGACAAGCCTGCTGATGGCGGGCGCCGCCCAGGCCCAATCCGCCCCCGATACCCAAACGCAGGCTGATCAGCCCGTCGTTCAGGTCGAAGAGATCGTCGTCACCGGCATCCGGCGCTCGATCGAGGCGTCGATTTCCGCCAAGGCGGACAACACCTCGATCGTCGAGGTCATCTCCGCCGAGGACATCGGCAAGCTTCCTGACGTGTCCATCGCTGAATCCCTGGCGCGTCTGCCGGGTCTGACCTCTCAGCGTCTGGATGGCCGCAGCCAGTCCATCTCGATCCGCGGCCTGGGCCCCGATTTCACCACCGCCCTGTTGAATGGCCGCGAGCTGGTGACTACCGGCGACAATCGCGGCGTCGAGTTCGACCAGTTCCCCTCCGAGCTGCTGGGCAGCGTCGTCGTCTACAAGACGCCGGACGCAGCCCTTGTCGGCCAGGGCCTGGCGGGCACCGTGGATCTGCGGACCGTGCGCCCGCTCAGCTATGGCCGCCGCGCCATGGCGGTGAACTATCGTCACGAGTGGAACGATATCGGCGCCCTGAACTCGGGCACCACGGCCCAGGGCGATCGCTTCACCCTATCCTACATCGATCAGTTCGCGGACGACACGATCGGCGTGGCGCTGGGCTACGCCCACATGAGCTCGCCGTACCAGTCCGAGCGCTTCAACGCCTGGGGTTACCCCAACTACAGCGACGGCAACCTGATCACCGGCGGCGTGAAGCCCTATGTCATGTCGTCCGAGCTTGAGCGCGACGGCTATATGGGCGTTCTGGAATGGCGGCCCAACGACCGCTTCCACACCACGCTGGACGCCTTCTACTCCGAGTTCAAGAACACCCAGGTTCTGCGCGGGATCGAGTTCCCCCTGGCCTGGGGCGGTTCGGCCGGTGACTGCGATTCCGTGGGCAATGTCGCCACACCGAACGTCTGCCGCCCTGGCCCGTCGCTGCGGCCCGGCTACACCGTCGAAGACGGCCTGATCGTCGCGGGGACGTGGGACAACATCAAGGGCGTGGTCCGCAACGACCTGAACAAGCGTGACAGCACCATCACGGCGCTGGGATGGAACACTCAGTTCTACGCAAACGAAAACTGGAGCTTCGGTCTCGACCTCAACTACTCCAAGGTCGAGCGCAACGATCTGATCCTGGAGACTAACGCCGGAACAGGGCGGAACATCAACGGCGCGCTCGACACCCTGGGCTTCGAACTGACCGGCGACGGCGTGACCCGTTTCACCAGCCAGCTCGACTACGCCGATCCGAACCTGATTCGGCTGACCAGCCCTCAGGGCTGGGGCGGTGACGTGATACCCGAAGGCCAGGCCGGCTATATGAACACGCCCTCGATCGAGGACGAGATCAAGGCTGTTCGGCTGACCGCGCGGCGCGAGCTGCATCAGTCGCCCTTCAGCTCGTTGGACTACGGCGTAAACTACGCCGAGCGCAGCAAGACCTTCGTCAACGACCAGTTCTATCTGGGCGTGCCCGGCGGCGGCGATCTGGCCGTGCCGACGCAGTTTCTGCTGGACCCGACGGACCTCGGCTATCTCGGCATCTCGCAGGTGCTGAGCTACGACGCCCTGGCTCTGGTCAACAGCGGCGCGCTCAACCTGATCCGGAATCCCAATGCGGATGTGGCGGCGGGCAACTGGGACGTCGTCGAGAAGGTCACCACGGCCTATGTGCGCGCCAACATCGAGCACACCCTGTTCGGCCTGCCGCTGACCGGCAATGTCGGCATGCAGTTCGTCCACACCGACCAGGAAGGCCGTGGCTTCGAGGCTCAGCAGATCAGTGCAGGCGTGGCTGCGGTGGAGCAGATCACCGGCGGCGCTCGGTATCTGGAGATCCTGCCCAGCTCGAACTTCATCGTCGAGGTCAGGCCGGACCTTCTGGCTCGTTTGTCGCTTTCGCGCACCCTGGCCCGGCCGCGGATGGACGATATGCGCGCCGGCCGGAACTTCTCGTTCAACCCCGGCAACAACAACGAGAACGCCACGCCCGAGCAGAACTCGCCGTGGGGCGGCGGCGGCGGCAATCCCGAGTTGATGCCCTTCATCGCCAACGTGGCCGACCTGTCGTTCGAGAAGTACTTCGCCAATCGGCGCGGATACATTTCGCTCGCCGGCTTCTACCGGGATCTCGAGAGCTACGTTTACACGTCCAACCGGATTTTCGACTTCACCGGCTACCCGACCGGCGGCGTCGTTCCGGTGATCAACGAGGGGATCATCTCCACGCCTGAGAATGGTCAGGGCGGCTGGATCAAAGGCGTCGAGTTCGCGATTTCGGCGCCGTTCGACATCTTTCACCCGGCTCTGGAAGGCTTCGGCGGACTGTTCAGCGCCTCGGCCACCGACAGCGAGGTCCAGCCCGATCCGGCCAATCCGCCGACCGCCATGCCCGGCCTGTCCGAAACGGTGATGAACGGCACCCTGTACTTCGAGCGCGCGGGCTTCCAGGCGCGGGTGTCGGCCCGCTATCGCTCGGACTATCTCGGCGAGGTCGCCGGCTTTGGCAACGGACGCACGCTGCGATCCGTCGCGGCCGAGACAGTGGTCGACGCCCAGATCGGCTACGATTTCCCCTCCGGCCCGCTGCAGGGTCTGTCGATCCTGGCTCAGGTCAACAACCTGACCGATGAGCCGTTCAAAACCTTCGAAAATGGCGATGAGCGCCGCACCATCGACTACCAGTCGTATGGTCGCACCTTCGCGGTCGGGCTGAACTATCGCTTCTGAGCTGACAGGGTCGCGTCCTCGGACGCGGCCCGCGTCTCGTTCGGCGACATTCACCCGCAGCTGCGCCGTCGCCGCCTCAGTACCTGTCGGCTAGGGTTGATCAACACAACAACGCACACCCGCCTTGCGGCATTTGGGAGCGATCCATGAGTCAGATCCAGACCGCCGGTCGCCGTGGCACGGGCCTGGCGTTCGCCTATGTGACCAGCCTGTTCTTCGCCTGGGGCTTTGTCACCTCGCTGATCGATCCCCTGATCGCGGCGGTGCGGCGCGTGTTCGACCTCAGCCTGGCCGAGGCGATGCTGACGGCCTCTGCCTGGTTCATCGCCTACGGCGTCGCGTCACTTCCCGCGGCATGGATTCTGTCGCGCCTGGGCTACAGCCGGTCCATCATCGCCGCTCTGGCGACCATGGTCGTGGGCTGCATCATCGTGCCTTTGGCCACAATCGCCGATGTCTACGCCGGCGTGCTGCTGGCCTTGTTCGTGATCGCTTCGGGCGTGACCCTGCTGCAGGTCGCGGCCAATCCGCTGTCTGCGGCGCTGGGGTCGCGCAAGAGCGCGCACTTTCGCCTGACCTTTTCCCAGGCCTTCAACTCGTTGGGCACCACGCTTGGACCGATCATCGGCGCCAGCATCCTCTTGACCGGCGGCGTCTTCGCCGCCGATGCGGTGGTCACATCGGCGACGCGCGGCGAGTCGCTCCGGTCGATCGATTTCGCCTTCCTGGCCGTGGCCGCCTTCTTCGCCCTGGTCGCCGTCTTCATCTGGACGGCGCGCAAGCGGATCGATGCCTCGGTCGCCGACTCGCCGGTCGAGGTGGTGTCGCCGTTCGCCGCCTTCCGCTCGCGTTGGGCCGTGTTCGGCGCGCTGGCGATCTTCGTCTATGTGGGCTCGGAGGTCGCCATCGGCGGCCTGCTGATCCCCTTCCTCAGCGAAGGGAACATCCTGGGCATCCAGGAGCACCAGGCCGGCCACATGGTCGGCATCTACTGGGGATGCGCAATGGTCGGCCGCTTCATCGGCAGCGCCCTGCTGACGCGGGTGCGCGCCGGGGTGCTTCTGTCGGTCTGCACCATCGGCGCGGCGACAATGGCCCTGGTGGTCACCCAGACCAGCGGCGCCACCGCCGCCTATGCCGCTCTGGGCATCGGCCTGTTCAACTCCATCATGTTCCCGACCATCTTCACCCTGACGCTGGAGCGCTCCAGCGCGCCTGCCTCTGCGACCTCAGGCCTTTTGGTGTTCGGCATTATCGGCGGGGCGGTCCTGCCCTGGATCGCGGGCCGCATCGCCGACGAGTTCGGCAGCGTCACGCCCGCCTTCTTCGTGCCGCTGGCGGGCTACATCGCCCTCACCCTCTTCGCCGTCGCCTGTGCGCGCACCCAGGCTAGGGCGCAACCGGATGAAGTTGTTGTCACTCCGCACTGATCCACCCCAAATGTAGGGGTTCAGGCAAAAACGTCCATGGAACACGGGGCGCTTGAGGCACCGCTGACGCACAAGCACATCTGGGCAATCCGCCAGCGGCTGAAGGTCGCAAGAGAGTGCGCGATCTGGCCATGTTCGACTGCGCAGTCGACTCCAAGCTGCCAGACCTGTCGGTTCTGGATCGTAACCTCGCGGTCGCATATTAGCGCGCCTCGGCTCTCTCTAAAGATCGCGCCGCATTCAGGGCGAGCCAGCGCGCATTCAAGGCGATGCGGCGTGATGAGGGAGACGAGCCGGTCCTCACCGCGATGTACGAGCGGCGGATAGGCGAACTGCTGCTTGATGCTCGCCCGCTATCGTTTAGCCGAGGGTGATATGGGCGATGACCAGCCGCCATCACGTGCTGCACGTTCAGAGACGGCATCTGCGACGCTGCCTGCCAAGGCTTCATCCACGGCCGCCAGCACCGGGCCGGGGATGTCTGAGGACGCTTGACGCACTTCGCCTCCGGCCATCACCGGCGCGGCGGCGCGGAGCCGCCAGTCGCCGTCCTGTCGGCAGGCCAGACCGGCCAGACCCTCGGAGGCGAAGGTGCGGCACCAGTCGCCGTCCGCGGTCTGAAAGCTCAGTCCGACCGCGCGGCCCTGATCGTCCAGACCCTCTGAGGCCAGTCGCTGATCCAGCACCCGCACCAGCCCCGCGTCGGCCAATCGACCGTCTTTGCCCAGAGCCAGCCCTGGCGCGCCTCGATCCATCACGCCGCCGACCACCAGTCCGCCCAGAAAGCAGGCCGTCGCCAGCCCGCCCCAGGTCGCTACAGTGCGTGGCCGGAACAGCTCCGCCACCCAGCCATCCGCCGCCTTGACCTTCGCCTCGCCCGCGATCAGCCGCGCCACGGCCTCATCACGCGGATCGGCCTCGATCGGCCAGGCCTGACGCAGGGCCGCCGACTGACCGGCGAACACCGCCAGCCGGTTCGCCACCTCGGGATCGGCTGCCGCCGCGCGATCCACCTCGGCGGCGGCTTTGACGTCCAGCTGACCGTCGGCTCGGCGCATCAGGGTTTCGTCGTCGATCATCGTCCGGCCTCCTCTTGCGGCTCCAGCGCCCGCGCCAGGGCCTGCCGGCCGCGCACCAGACGGCTGGTCAGGGTGCCTTCGGGCACCTCCAGCACCCGCGCGGCCTCGGCGTAGGACAGGCCGTCGATCAGCACCAGAGCCACGGCTAGGCGCTGCTCCTCGGGCATGGCGTCCATCGCCGCGCGCGCCGTCAGGGCCTCAACCCGCGTCGCTTCGTCGGCCTGGCGTAGATCGGCGACACGCGCGGTAGCCTCGGTCTCCGGCGTCACCACCATACCCCAACGGCCCTTGGCGCGATGATGATCGATGTGGATCCGTCTCATGATGGTGAAGACCCAGCTGTCCAGCCGCGTGCCGGGCCTGAAGCTCCTGCGTTTGGCCAAGGCGCGCTCGACCGTCTCCTGGACCAAATCCTGAGCGTCGGCGTCCGAGCGGACGAAGACGCGCGCCAGGCGTCGCAGCCGGGGCAGCAACTGGACCAGTTCGGTCTGAAAGGCGTCCAAGGGCGATTCTCTGTCATGCAGGATGAAACGACCGGGCTCGAACGTTTCATCCCTTGCCCGGTTCGCGCAAAGCGCATTTTGTCGGACCCG is a window encoding:
- a CDS encoding sugar MFS transporter, whose translation is MSQIQTAGRRGTGLAFAYVTSLFFAWGFVTSLIDPLIAAVRRVFDLSLAEAMLTASAWFIAYGVASLPAAWILSRLGYSRSIIAALATMVVGCIIVPLATIADVYAGVLLALFVIASGVTLLQVAANPLSAALGSRKSAHFRLTFSQAFNSLGTTLGPIIGASILLTGGVFAADAVVTSATRGESLRSIDFAFLAVAAFFALVAVFIWTARKRIDASVADSPVEVVSPFAAFRSRWAVFGALAIFVYVGSEVAIGGLLIPFLSEGNILGIQEHQAGHMVGIYWGCAMVGRFIGSALLTRVRAGVLLSVCTIGAATMALVVTQTSGATAAYAALGIGLFNSIMFPTIFTLTLERSSAPASATSGLLVFGIIGGAVLPWIAGRIADEFGSVTPAFFVPLAGYIALTLFAVACARTQARAQPDEVVVTPH
- a CDS encoding alpha-amylase family glycosyl hydrolase, with amino-acid sequence MASAAARLAMATAAAAMASSVLAQSPDQTFRQRPPQDEVIYFLLPDRFANGDADNDDGGYGPDPQVSGFDPANPEFYHGGDLAGVIQQLDYIQGLGATAVWLAPVFKNKPVQPTVGRLMAGAHGYWITDFTRPDPHFGESETMKALVEAAHARGMKVYLDIVTNHTADVIQYRECSTGECVYRSVADYPWTRRGGVDGAPINEGFRGDGGAEDFARLTEPTWAYTPYVPAGEEDVKVPAWLNDPRLYHNRGDSTFRGESSTFGDFAGLDDLFTENPRVVQGMIEIFGDWIDEYGVDGFRIDTAKHVNPEFWQAFVPAMLERARARGIPNFHIFGEVYDHDPAVLARHTRVDGLPAVLDFAFQSVATDVANGVKAPDALQRLFDADALYEGGAEAALQLPTFLGNHDMGRIGSFVLKAHPNPDDDELLARTTLAHALMMFSRGVPTLYYGDEQGFAGEGGYGGARQDMWESQVEAYRSERRIGGARAPYDRDAPLYRRIAEMARLRADNPALRGGLQIGRAAAEAPGLFAFSRRLDDQPGETLVLFNTGVTPLTANVSVDPASQRWTASRGACPAASAAPGVVRVTLAPLDYMVCVSESPAQ
- a CDS encoding RNA polymerase sigma factor — translated: MDAFQTELVQLLPRLRRLARVFVRSDADAQDLVQETVERALAKRRSFRPGTRLDSWVFTIMRRIHIDHHRAKGRWGMVVTPETEATARVADLRQADEATRVEALTARAAMDAMPEEQRLAVALVLIDGLSYAEAARVLEVPEGTLTSRLVRGRQALARALEPQEEAGR
- a CDS encoding TonB-dependent receptor; its protein translation is MFTAYSRRARLMTGGAAWIATSLLMAGAAQAQSAPDTQTQADQPVVQVEEIVVTGIRRSIEASISAKADNTSIVEVISAEDIGKLPDVSIAESLARLPGLTSQRLDGRSQSISIRGLGPDFTTALLNGRELVTTGDNRGVEFDQFPSELLGSVVVYKTPDAALVGQGLAGTVDLRTVRPLSYGRRAMAVNYRHEWNDIGALNSGTTAQGDRFTLSYIDQFADDTIGVALGYAHMSSPYQSERFNAWGYPNYSDGNLITGGVKPYVMSSELERDGYMGVLEWRPNDRFHTTLDAFYSEFKNTQVLRGIEFPLAWGGSAGDCDSVGNVATPNVCRPGPSLRPGYTVEDGLIVAGTWDNIKGVVRNDLNKRDSTITALGWNTQFYANENWSFGLDLNYSKVERNDLILETNAGTGRNINGALDTLGFELTGDGVTRFTSQLDYADPNLIRLTSPQGWGGDVIPEGQAGYMNTPSIEDEIKAVRLTARRELHQSPFSSLDYGVNYAERSKTFVNDQFYLGVPGGGDLAVPTQFLLDPTDLGYLGISQVLSYDALALVNSGALNLIRNPNADVAAGNWDVVEKVTTAYVRANIEHTLFGLPLTGNVGMQFVHTDQEGRGFEAQQISAGVAAVEQITGGARYLEILPSSNFIVEVRPDLLARLSLSRTLARPRMDDMRAGRNFSFNPGNNNENATPEQNSPWGGGGGNPELMPFIANVADLSFEKYFANRRGYISLAGFYRDLESYVYTSNRIFDFTGYPTGGVVPVINEGIISTPENGQGGWIKGVEFAISAPFDIFHPALEGFGGLFSASATDSEVQPDPANPPTAMPGLSETVMNGTLYFERAGFQARVSARYRSDYLGEVAGFGNGRTLRSVAAETVVDAQIGYDFPSGPLQGLSILAQVNNLTDEPFKTFENGDERRTIDYQSYGRTFAVGLNYRF